From a single Anomaloglossus baeobatrachus isolate aAnoBae1 chromosome 4, aAnoBae1.hap1, whole genome shotgun sequence genomic region:
- the LOC142302531 gene encoding LOW QUALITY PROTEIN: olfactory receptor 5D18-like (The sequence of the model RefSeq protein was modified relative to this genomic sequence to represent the inferred CDS: inserted 1 base in 1 codon), whose protein sequence is MGISEENNHSLIYEFILIGFSDRPYPDMCLFFVFLMIYIVSLLGNSGLIFVVCNNIRFHTSMYFFXSNLSVIDLVYASDIAPKMLVGLYFSKTSISYFGCAIQLFAFCALGSTECILFAVMAYDRYVAICNPLNYNLIMQQKTCLGLLLGAYSTGLLHSLIETCCTFHLSFCSSNVLHHFVCDFPPLLSISCTDTTINELILFFFSSFVTVPSIVVILGSYVSIFTTILKIRAPEGRQKAYSTCASHIIAVTLLYSTVLFVYLSPKSPSSRNNVNMATVFYTVVLPMLNPLIYSLRNKEIKLAITESFHSVVCSRS, encoded by the exons ATGGGAATTTCTGAAGAGAACAACCACTCCTTAATATATGAGTTTATCCTTATTGGCTTTTCTGATAGACCTTATCCAGATAtgtgcttattttttgtgtttttaatgatTTATATTGTTTCTCTTTTGGGAAACAGTGGTCTCATTTTTGTTGTCTGTAACAATATTAGGTTCCACACGTCCATGTACTTTT TGAGCAATCTCTCTGTTATAGACCTTGTGTATGCTTCTGACATTGCTCCAAAGATGCTTGTAGGCCTGTATTTCAGTAAGACTTCTATTTCTTATTTTGGATGTGCTATACAACTGTTCGCTTTCTGTGCTCTCGGGAGTACTGAATGTATCCTTTTTGCTGTTATGGCTTATGACCGGTACGTAGCAATTTGTAACCCACTGAATTATAATCTGATAATGCAGCAGAAGACATGCCTGGGATTACTGCTCGGAGCTTATAGTACTGGATTACTTCATTCTCTGATAGAGACTTGCTGTACGTTCCATCTCTCTTTTTGCTCATCGAATGTCCTCCATCATTTTGTGTGTGATTTCCCTCCATTATTAAGTATCTCCTGTACAGACACCACAATTAATGAACTCATTctgttctttttttcttcttttgtcaCTGTACCATCCATTGTTGTCATTCTTGGATCatatgtgtccatttttaccacaaTTCTAAAAATAAGAGCTCCAGAAGGAAGGCAAAAGGCCTATTCTACATGTGCCTCTCATATCATAGCAGTGACATTACTGTATAGCACAGTTCTTTTTGTGTATCTTAGTCCAAAATCTCCATCATCTAGAAATAATGTAAATATGGCAACTGTGTTTTACACCGTGGTACTACCTATGTTAAATCCATTAATTTATAGCTTGAGAAACAAAGAAATTAAATTAGCAATAACAGAATCATTCCACAGCGTGGTTTGCAGTAGATCATAA